A genomic region of Friedmanniella luteola contains the following coding sequences:
- a CDS encoding ATP-dependent DNA ligase, producing MLLSRLAETSTALAATRSRLAKRDLIAGLLRETAPRDVEVVVAYLSGGLRQRRTGVGWRTLQDAPPPAAEPTLTVAEVDATFAAVAELAGAGSASARTAAVRELLARATAAEQRLVAGLVSGELRQGALESQVQEGLAAAFGVPVAAVRRAAMLTSSTTTAAVLLVGGGLPALEAVGLRVGTAVQPMLAAAAPGPEAAVERSGLPAVVDAKLDGVRVQVHRDGEAVTVFTRSLDDITARLPDVVAVARALPHRQLVLDGEVLALRPDGTPEAFQVVASRTMSGTDPDPGGSPLRVFFFDLLHVDGRDLLDEPLHERLAVMEQVVPAALLVPRRTCTDAAAVADAFTEAVGQGYEGVVVKNLQAPYAAGRRDAAWVKVKPRHTFDLAVVAAEWGHGRRQGWLSNLHLAARDPGTGELVMLGKTFKGLTDALLGWQTEQLLAREVRRSPGTVHVDPPLVAEIAVDGLQASTRYPGGVALRFARVLRYRDDKTPDEVDTLATVRALGGPLRAPEE from the coding sequence ATGTTGTTGAGCCGGTTGGCGGAGACCTCGACGGCGCTGGCGGCGACCCGGTCGCGGCTGGCCAAGCGCGACCTCATCGCCGGTCTCCTGCGGGAGACGGCGCCCCGGGACGTCGAGGTGGTCGTGGCCTACCTCAGCGGAGGGCTGCGCCAGCGGCGCACCGGCGTGGGCTGGCGGACGCTGCAGGACGCCCCGCCCCCGGCGGCGGAGCCGACGCTCACGGTGGCCGAGGTCGACGCCACCTTCGCCGCGGTGGCCGAGCTCGCGGGGGCCGGCTCCGCGTCGGCGCGGACGGCCGCGGTCCGGGAGCTGCTGGCGCGGGCCACGGCGGCCGAGCAGCGCCTCGTCGCCGGACTGGTCTCGGGGGAGCTGCGGCAGGGCGCCCTGGAGTCCCAGGTCCAGGAGGGCCTCGCCGCCGCCTTCGGGGTGCCCGTCGCCGCCGTCCGGCGGGCGGCCATGCTGACCTCGTCCACGACCACCGCCGCCGTCCTCCTGGTGGGCGGCGGCCTGCCCGCGCTCGAGGCCGTCGGGCTGCGCGTCGGCACGGCCGTGCAGCCGATGCTCGCGGCCGCCGCCCCCGGGCCGGAGGCCGCCGTCGAGCGCAGCGGGCTGCCCGCCGTCGTGGACGCGAAGCTCGACGGGGTCCGCGTCCAGGTGCACCGGGACGGGGAGGCGGTGACGGTCTTCACCCGCAGCCTCGACGACATCACCGCCCGCCTGCCCGACGTCGTCGCGGTCGCCCGCGCGCTCCCGCACCGGCAGCTGGTCCTGGACGGCGAGGTGCTGGCGCTCCGACCGGACGGCACGCCGGAGGCGTTCCAGGTGGTGGCGTCGCGGACGATGAGCGGGACCGACCCCGACCCCGGGGGCAGCCCGCTCCGGGTGTTCTTCTTCGACCTGCTGCACGTCGACGGCCGCGACCTGCTGGACGAGCCGCTGCACGAGCGGCTCGCCGTGATGGAGCAGGTCGTGCCCGCCGCGCTGCTGGTCCCCCGGCGGACCTGCACCGACGCGGCGGCCGTCGCCGACGCCTTCACCGAGGCGGTGGGGCAGGGCTACGAGGGGGTCGTGGTCAAGAACCTGCAGGCCCCCTACGCCGCCGGCCGGCGGGACGCGGCCTGGGTCAAGGTTAAGCCCCGGCACACGTTCGACCTCGCGGTGGTCGCCGCCGAGTGGGGGCACGGCCGGCGGCAGGGCTGGCTGTCGAACCTCCACCTGGCCGCCCGCGACCCCGGGACCGGGGAGCTGGTCATGCTGGGCAAGACCTTCAAGGGGTTGACCGACGCGCTGCTGGGCTGGCAGACCGAGCAGCTGCTGGCCCGGGAGGTGCGGCGCAGCCCGGGCACCGTGCACGTCGACCCGCCGCTGGTGGCCGAGATCGCCGTCGACGGGCTGCAGGCCTCGACGCGCTACCCGGGCGGCGTCGCCCTGCGGTTCGCACGGGTGCTGCGCTACCGGGACGACAAGACCCCCGACGAGGTGGACACCCTGGCGACGGTCCGGGCCCTCGGCGGTCCCCTGCGGGCGCCGGAGGAGTGA
- a CDS encoding ABC transporter substrate-binding protein: MTHPQIDPASPALGGGTPAQPWGTSRRRFLSLSGLAVGGALVGVGATGCGTAQTGNSTDGGTAKGRPGASGDTFFVAGFQWGPPTNFNPVGATPQWPTAGRQSQLIYESLVRFNLIDGSFAPGLGKEIQDTDDTTLTVPLQDGTKFSDGTELTADDVVFTFELANKVSTPNSSVWTYLDSVTASDPRTVVFKIKTKPYNPGSVKDAIANVYILPKAIWSQFSEDKVTAETNLQPIGSGPYLMDKADQTQVALKRNDDYWGKEVFGTPAPLAIVHPIFKSNNDGDLKLASGEIDASQQFTAQIWKMWEDQKKPVKTWLKDKPYYLPGNLPLLIMNLDRKGLDNPKVRRAIAYAIDYPNIAATAMSSYSDPAKASLIVPVGYESKYFDQAGVDSEGWSFNKEKAIEILEGELNCTKGSDGIYSLPDGTKLGGWELITPTGWTDWNTACEIVAKSAKAVGIGIETKFPQAPTMQKAMQNQDFDLCMYSYTGVTAASPWVRFRDAMDDRGVAAAGKSAFFNYNRFSHPDVPGLLDAAAGAKTDDEAKTAYTALDKIYREQIPVVPLMYRPLEFYEVNETNWTGFPTEDNPYAPPMWQGAGIDWLFKIKKVGS, from the coding sequence ATGACCCACCCCCAGATCGACCCGGCCAGCCCCGCCCTCGGCGGCGGCACCCCGGCCCAGCCGTGGGGCACCAGCCGCCGCCGCTTCCTCTCCCTGTCCGGCCTCGCCGTCGGCGGGGCGCTCGTCGGCGTCGGCGCCACGGGCTGCGGCACGGCGCAGACGGGCAACAGCACCGACGGCGGGACCGCCAAGGGGCGTCCCGGCGCCTCCGGCGACACCTTCTTCGTCGCCGGCTTCCAGTGGGGCCCGCCCACCAACTTCAACCCGGTCGGCGCCACCCCGCAGTGGCCCACGGCGGGTCGCCAGAGCCAGCTCATCTACGAGTCGCTGGTCCGGTTCAACCTGATCGACGGCTCGTTCGCCCCGGGCCTGGGCAAGGAGATCCAGGACACCGACGACACGACGCTCACCGTGCCGCTGCAGGACGGCACCAAGTTCTCCGACGGCACCGAGCTGACCGCCGACGACGTCGTCTTCACCTTCGAACTGGCGAACAAGGTGAGCACGCCGAACTCCAGCGTGTGGACCTACCTCGACTCGGTCACCGCCTCGGACCCGCGGACCGTCGTGTTCAAGATCAAGACCAAGCCGTACAACCCGGGCTCGGTCAAGGACGCCATCGCGAACGTCTACATCCTGCCGAAGGCGATCTGGAGCCAGTTCAGCGAGGACAAGGTCACCGCCGAGACCAACCTCCAGCCCATCGGCAGCGGCCCCTACCTGATGGACAAGGCCGACCAGACCCAGGTGGCCCTCAAGCGCAACGACGACTACTGGGGCAAGGAGGTCTTCGGCACCCCGGCGCCGCTGGCCATCGTGCACCCGATCTTCAAGAGCAACAACGACGGTGACCTCAAGCTGGCCAGCGGCGAGATCGACGCCAGCCAGCAGTTCACCGCGCAGATCTGGAAGATGTGGGAGGACCAGAAGAAGCCGGTCAAGACCTGGCTCAAGGACAAGCCCTACTACCTCCCCGGCAACCTGCCGCTGCTGATCATGAACCTCGACCGCAAGGGCCTGGACAACCCGAAGGTGCGGCGGGCGATCGCCTACGCGATCGACTACCCGAACATCGCGGCCACGGCCATGTCGAGCTACTCCGACCCGGCGAAGGCCAGCCTCATCGTCCCCGTCGGCTACGAGTCGAAGTACTTCGACCAGGCGGGCGTCGACTCCGAGGGCTGGTCCTTCAACAAGGAGAAGGCCATCGAGATCCTCGAGGGCGAGCTCAACTGCACCAAGGGCTCCGACGGCATCTACTCCCTGCCGGACGGCACCAAGCTGGGCGGCTGGGAGCTGATCACCCCGACGGGTTGGACCGACTGGAACACCGCCTGCGAGATCGTCGCCAAGTCCGCCAAGGCGGTCGGCATCGGCATCGAGACGAAGTTCCCGCAGGCCCCGACCATGCAGAAGGCCATGCAGAACCAGGACTTCGACCTCTGCATGTACTCCTACACCGGCGTCACCGCGGCCAGCCCGTGGGTGCGCTTCCGCGACGCGATGGACGACCGCGGCGTGGCTGCGGCGGGCAAGTCGGCCTTCTTCAACTACAACCGGTTCTCCCACCCCGACGTGCCGGGCCTGCTCGACGCGGCGGCCGGGGCGAAGACCGACGACGAGGCGAAGACGGCCTACACCGCGCTCGACAAGATCTACCGCGAGCAGATCCCCGTCGTGCCGCTGATGTACCGCCCGCTGGAGTTCTACGAGGTGAACGAGACGAACTGGACGGGTTTCCCGACCGAGGACAACCCGTACGCCCCGCCGATGTGGCAGGGAGCCGGCATCGACTGGCTGTTCAAGATCAAGAAGGTCGGCAGCTAG
- a CDS encoding peptidase S51, giving the protein MSTHLVGGGRDQDLHRAVYGRFWDEAAEVASGRGGTVPEVGVVVVHEADDDGRDDLAWFEAALAASGSVRCRPLPVAEGDRLELAALAGVDGLLVAGGLTPAYAAALQAAAPGVRALVAGGAPYLGFSAGAAVAPGRALVGGYRLAGRLVTAEDNGEECDELTVVDGLGLTDLAVDVHAASWGTVTRLVAAAAAGLVAGGVAVDEGTVLVLGADRPPRVGGAGRVWWVEPAREGAVRVRLQDAAG; this is encoded by the coding sequence GTGAGCACGCATCTGGTGGGTGGCGGCCGCGACCAGGACCTGCACCGGGCCGTCTACGGACGCTTCTGGGACGAGGCGGCGGAGGTCGCCTCCGGCCGGGGCGGGACGGTTCCCGAGGTCGGCGTCGTCGTCGTGCACGAGGCCGACGACGACGGCCGCGACGACCTGGCCTGGTTCGAGGCGGCGCTGGCCGCGTCCGGGTCGGTGCGCTGTCGACCCCTGCCCGTGGCCGAGGGGGACCGGCTGGAGCTCGCGGCGCTCGCCGGGGTGGACGGCCTGCTGGTGGCGGGCGGCCTGACGCCCGCCTACGCCGCGGCGCTGCAGGCGGCGGCACCGGGCGTGCGGGCCCTGGTGGCCGGGGGAGCGCCCTACCTGGGCTTCTCCGCCGGCGCGGCGGTGGCGCCCGGGCGGGCCCTGGTGGGCGGGTACCGGCTGGCCGGCCGGCTGGTGACCGCCGAGGACAACGGCGAGGAGTGCGACGAGCTGACGGTCGTCGACGGGCTGGGCCTGACCGATCTCGCCGTCGACGTGCACGCCGCCTCCTGGGGGACCGTGACGCGGCTGGTGGCGGCCGCGGCAGCGGGGCTGGTGGCGGGCGGCGTGGCGGTCGACGAGGGCACCGTGCTGGTGCTGGGCGCGGACCGGCCGCCGCGGGTGGGCGGCGCGGGTCGGGTCTGGTGGGTCGAGCCCGCGCGGGAGGGGGCCGTCCGGGTCAGGCTGCAGGACGCCGCCGGCTGA
- a CDS encoding glycosyl hydrolase — MSHTPAPTASPPSSPPRARPLVPAGRRWQGVAACAVAALVVGGMSGTVVPDRASAATTKVGAGSYTTTLPAGAALPSGCGDLSTNPRAFVTANAPQGAVPTNDWWSSLLFKRSDCSFGEPLMAHPASYDTDRGGLGVSYTTTPVITGGATGVGEYKFPYTRDLQVGVAGLDAPQVRVDGWTDWTVTPVWSDGTRTLRATIGHGLPLSYYQVAGGRAQVRTDGAPRVWSRSGATVGFSVRGHDYVAYAPTGASWTQSGSTFSSTLAGKGYFSVAVLPTTTASTDATRKALATSYGRYAHAVVTGTKLTYSYNPGTAAARARYTFTTTRREGSGAGTVVALYPHQWKALKEATPIGQTYVSPRGAMKTLVGATSFLTSQPFRGVLPEVPAVATSRGADRATLAALLAEEAADPARERASDTYWAGKGLGRAARIAEIADQVGSTTVRDKALGTLRRTLTDWLTASAGEQDHLFHYDRAWGTLIGYDASYGSDAELNDHHFHYGYFVAAAATLAKFDPAWAATGRYGGMVDLLVRDANNYDRSDARFPYLRDFDIYAGHDWASGHGAFGSGNNQESSSEGMNFAGALVQWGQATGNTKVRNAGIHLYTTQAAAIREYWFDVGGTNFPKAFPHGTVGMVWGDGGAYSTWFTAEPEKIQGINQLPITGSHFYLGHSPSYVRANYAEVVRNRGSEPTVWQDILWEYLALGDPAAALAKYRADPGFTSEEGESRAHTFHWIRNLAALGTVDTAVTANHPMAMAFRKAGKRTYVVANVSTQALTVTFSDGRRVKAPAGRTVAAGAQSWSGGKAGGVPTPPPTAPSSPPPPAASASPTVTPTAPPTGPPTATAPPSSGATRYLRTDGTLGAAGSAGTVSVAAARGTFDGTPHAGRTFTATGVTGRWTGTTAFDLAVDAGTGVGNATQVRISYDRTGDGSADRVETYRYFATDPVPGYEHHTQGVRLLSSSGTGTGGDLTGGTVTVQVWSAIGNGPTTLGLGSASRVVLPLR; from the coding sequence GTGTCCCACACCCCCGCCCCCACCGCCTCTCCTCCGAGCAGCCCCCCGCGTGCCCGACCCCTCGTCCCGGCCGGCCGGCGGTGGCAGGGTGTCGCCGCCTGCGCGGTCGCCGCCCTGGTCGTCGGCGGGATGAGCGGCACCGTCGTCCCCGACCGGGCGAGCGCCGCCACCACGAAGGTCGGCGCCGGCTCCTACACCACCACCCTGCCCGCCGGGGCCGCCCTGCCGTCGGGCTGCGGCGACCTGTCGACCAACCCGCGCGCCTTCGTCACCGCGAACGCCCCCCAGGGCGCCGTGCCCACCAACGACTGGTGGAGCTCGCTGCTCTTCAAGCGCTCCGACTGCTCCTTCGGTGAGCCGCTGATGGCGCACCCCGCCTCCTACGACACCGACCGGGGCGGGCTGGGCGTCTCCTACACCACCACCCCGGTCATCACGGGCGGGGCCACCGGCGTCGGGGAGTACAAGTTCCCCTACACCCGTGACCTGCAGGTGGGCGTGGCCGGGCTCGACGCGCCGCAGGTCAGGGTGGACGGCTGGACCGACTGGACGGTCACCCCGGTCTGGTCCGACGGCACCCGGACCCTCCGGGCGACGATCGGCCACGGCCTGCCGCTGTCCTACTACCAGGTCGCCGGCGGCCGGGCCCAGGTCCGCACCGACGGCGCACCCCGCGTCTGGTCGCGCAGCGGCGCCACCGTCGGCTTCTCCGTCCGGGGCCACGACTACGTGGCCTATGCGCCGACGGGGGCCTCCTGGACCCAGAGCGGCTCGACCTTCAGCTCGACGCTGGCCGGCAAGGGCTACTTCAGCGTGGCCGTGCTGCCGACCACCACGGCGAGCACGGACGCCACCCGCAAGGCCCTCGCCACCTCCTACGGCCGGTACGCGCACGCCGTCGTCACCGGGACGAAGCTGACCTACAGCTACAACCCGGGCACCGCCGCCGCCCGGGCCCGGTACACCTTCACCACCACGCGCCGCGAGGGGTCGGGGGCGGGCACGGTCGTCGCGCTCTACCCGCACCAGTGGAAGGCGCTGAAGGAGGCCACGCCGATCGGCCAGACCTACGTCTCCCCCCGCGGGGCGATGAAGACCCTCGTCGGGGCCACCAGCTTCCTGACCTCCCAGCCCTTCCGCGGCGTGCTGCCCGAGGTGCCCGCCGTGGCCACCAGCAGGGGCGCCGACCGGGCGACGCTCGCCGCCCTGCTGGCCGAGGAGGCGGCCGACCCCGCCCGGGAGCGTGCGTCCGACACCTACTGGGCCGGCAAGGGCCTGGGCCGGGCCGCGCGGATCGCCGAGATCGCGGACCAGGTCGGCAGCACCACCGTCCGGGACAAGGCGCTGGGCACCCTCCGCCGCACGCTCACCGACTGGCTGACCGCCTCCGCCGGTGAGCAGGACCACCTCTTCCACTACGACCGGGCCTGGGGCACGCTGATCGGCTACGACGCCAGCTACGGCTCCGACGCCGAGCTCAACGACCACCACTTCCACTACGGCTACTTCGTCGCCGCCGCAGCCACCCTCGCCAAGTTCGACCCGGCCTGGGCCGCGACCGGGAGGTACGGCGGCATGGTCGACCTGCTGGTCCGCGACGCCAACAACTACGACCGCTCCGACGCCCGGTTCCCCTACCTGCGCGACTTCGACATCTACGCCGGTCACGACTGGGCCTCCGGCCACGGCGCCTTCGGCTCCGGCAACAACCAGGAGTCCTCCTCGGAGGGGATGAACTTCGCGGGCGCCCTGGTCCAGTGGGGGCAGGCGACCGGGAACACCAAGGTCCGCAACGCCGGCATCCACCTCTACACGACCCAGGCCGCGGCCATCCGCGAGTACTGGTTCGACGTCGGCGGGACGAACTTCCCGAAGGCGTTCCCCCACGGGACCGTCGGCATGGTCTGGGGTGACGGCGGCGCCTACAGCACCTGGTTCACCGCCGAGCCCGAGAAGATCCAGGGCATCAACCAGCTGCCGATCACCGGCAGCCACTTCTACCTCGGCCACTCCCCGTCCTACGTCCGGGCCAACTACGCCGAGGTGGTGCGCAACCGCGGCTCCGAGCCGACCGTCTGGCAGGACATCCTGTGGGAGTACCTCGCCCTCGGCGACCCCGCCGCCGCCCTCGCGAAGTACCGCGCCGACCCGGGCTTCACCTCCGAGGAGGGCGAGAGCAGGGCCCACACCTTCCACTGGATCCGCAACCTCGCCGCGCTCGGCACCGTCGACACCGCGGTGACGGCGAACCACCCGATGGCGATGGCGTTCCGCAAGGCCGGCAAGCGCACCTACGTCGTGGCCAACGTCTCCACGCAGGCGCTGACCGTGACCTTCTCCGACGGCCGCCGGGTGAAGGCCCCGGCCGGGCGCACCGTGGCGGCGGGCGCCCAGAGCTGGAGCGGCGGGAAGGCCGGCGGGGTCCCGACCCCGCCGCCGACCGCGCCGAGCAGCCCGCCGCCGCCCGCCGCGAGCGCGTCCCCCACCGTGACGCCGACAGCCCCGCCGACCGGCCCGCCGACGGCCACGGCACCGCCGAGCAGCGGGGCGACCCGCTACCTGCGGACCGACGGCACCCTGGGCGCCGCCGGCAGCGCCGGCACGGTGAGCGTCGCGGCGGCGCGCGGGACCTTCGACGGCACCCCGCACGCGGGCCGGACCTTCACCGCCACGGGGGTGACGGGTCGTTGGACCGGGACCACCGCCTTCGACCTGGCGGTCGACGCGGGGACCGGCGTCGGGAACGCCACCCAGGTCCGGATCTCCTACGACCGGACCGGCGACGGCTCGGCCGACCGGGTGGAGACCTACCGGTACTTCGCCACCGACCCGGTGCCGGGCTACGAGCACCACACCCAGGGCGTCCGGCTGCTCAGCAGCTCCGGCACCGGCACCGGCGGCGACCTGACCGGCGGCACGGTGACCGTGCAAGTCTGGAGCGCCATCGGCAACGGGCCGACGACCCTCGGGCTCGGCAGCGCGTCCCGCGTGGTGCTGCCGCTGCGCTGA
- a CDS encoding ABC transporter permease yields the protein MGLTRYLGRRLLWFFGTLVVALLLNFFLPRLIPGNPVDSIVSNLARGGGVGGEDLRIIYENYNREFGLDKPIWQQFFIYLGQLAQGDLGTSFAQYPASVNTLVAQSLPWSIVLQVPAILIGWVVGNILGAMAAFRGGWFDRGAFVTSLFATSVPYYCLAILLLFICGVQLGVLPIGGAYSFGLTPEFSAAFFGDAITYFWLPFWSLVVVFIGGQAVGMRSMAIYELGADYVNYGRGLGLTDNRITGYVFRNAMLPQITGLALSISGLVGGALVTELVFSYPGVGTLLFNAISTVDYPVIQAVTLIITLAVLLANFAVDIVNGLIDPRIRAAQSGER from the coding sequence ATGGGCTTGACCCGTTACCTCGGACGAAGACTGCTGTGGTTCTTCGGCACCCTCGTGGTGGCGTTGCTGCTCAACTTCTTCCTGCCACGCCTGATCCCGGGGAACCCGGTGGACTCCATCGTCAGCAACCTGGCCCGAGGTGGCGGGGTCGGCGGCGAGGACCTGAGGATCATCTACGAGAACTACAACCGCGAGTTCGGCCTCGACAAGCCGATCTGGCAGCAGTTCTTCATCTACCTGGGCCAGCTGGCCCAGGGTGACCTCGGGACCTCGTTCGCCCAGTACCCCGCCTCGGTCAACACCCTGGTCGCGCAGTCCCTGCCCTGGAGCATCGTGCTCCAGGTGCCGGCCATCCTCATCGGCTGGGTCGTCGGGAACATCCTCGGCGCGATGGCCGCCTTCCGCGGCGGGTGGTTCGACCGCGGCGCCTTCGTGACGTCGCTGTTCGCCACCTCCGTCCCCTACTACTGCCTGGCGATCCTGCTGCTGTTCATCTGCGGGGTCCAGCTGGGCGTCCTGCCGATCGGCGGCGCCTACTCCTTCGGGCTCACGCCCGAGTTCAGCGCCGCGTTCTTCGGTGACGCGATCACCTACTTCTGGCTGCCGTTCTGGTCGCTGGTGGTCGTGTTCATCGGGGGTCAGGCCGTCGGCATGCGCTCGATGGCCATCTACGAGCTGGGTGCCGACTACGTCAACTACGGCCGGGGTCTGGGGCTCACCGACAACCGGATCACGGGCTACGTGTTCCGCAACGCGATGCTGCCCCAGATCACCGGCCTGGCCCTGTCGATCAGCGGCCTGGTCGGCGGCGCCCTGGTGACGGAGCTCGTCTTCTCCTACCCAGGCGTGGGCACCTTGTTGTTCAATGCGATCAGCACGGTCGACTACCCGGTCATCCAGGCGGTCACCCTGATCATCACGTTGGCCGTGCTGCTGGCCAACTTCGCCGTCGACATCGTCAACGGACTGATCGACCCCCGGATCCGGGCTGCACAGAGTGGAGAGCGCTGA
- a CDS encoding FAD-binding protein, translating to MILESTGRPPRSTVVVGASFAGLLAAAAAARGGGQVTVLERDELPDTAGPRRGVAQGRQPHVLLHRGLLEASGLLPGLPEDLVAAGAVRVDCGTLPWCGPLGWQPTSTRSYDVLSLTRPLLEHVVRARVAALPGVALRRGSRVRGLEGDGDRGWRVLLGSGDAVPGELVVDASGRGSRMPVWLAAAGHPVEEPETVDAALGYASRLYRTPDRRPLPTGVVVQPTPDVPRGGLGLPVENGGWVVLANGYGAHRPDRGTDLVDFFGTLRDPVLAELVVGLEPAGELTVHRQTGNRRHGYGRRRDWPDGLLVVGDALCAFNPLYGQGITVAAIQAGLLADAWTRRRWTARRVQSRLRDVTDLPWAVATSEDRRHLGPTGPAPLPQRVVDAWTAEVGHLLMAGDRHATTAFNRIYHLMGSPRELLHPALFVAAARRPRGVATPPPPRPPQLLALLAATRR from the coding sequence GTGATCCTGGAGAGCACCGGGCGGCCGCCGCGCTCGACGGTGGTGGTGGGCGCGAGCTTCGCGGGGCTGCTGGCCGCTGCCGCCGCGGCCCGCGGAGGCGGCCAGGTCACCGTGCTGGAGCGCGACGAGCTCCCGGACACCGCGGGCCCGCGGCGCGGCGTCGCCCAGGGCCGTCAGCCGCACGTCCTGCTGCACCGCGGGCTGCTGGAGGCCTCGGGCCTGCTGCCCGGGTTGCCCGAGGACCTGGTCGCGGCCGGGGCCGTGCGCGTCGACTGCGGCACCCTGCCCTGGTGCGGGCCGCTGGGCTGGCAGCCCACCTCGACCCGTTCCTACGACGTGCTCTCGCTGACCCGGCCACTGCTGGAGCACGTCGTCCGCGCCCGGGTGGCGGCCCTGCCCGGGGTGGCGCTGCGGCGCGGATCCCGGGTGCGCGGTCTGGAGGGCGACGGCGACCGCGGTTGGCGGGTGCTCCTCGGGTCCGGGGACGCGGTCCCGGGCGAGCTGGTCGTGGACGCCTCCGGTCGGGGTTCCCGGATGCCGGTCTGGCTGGCAGCCGCGGGTCACCCGGTCGAGGAGCCGGAGACGGTCGACGCCGCGCTGGGCTACGCCAGCCGGCTGTACCGCACCCCGGACCGGCGTCCGCTGCCGACCGGCGTGGTCGTCCAGCCGACTCCCGACGTCCCCCGTGGGGGCCTCGGCCTGCCCGTGGAGAACGGCGGGTGGGTCGTGCTGGCGAACGGCTACGGCGCCCACCGGCCGGACCGCGGCACCGACCTCGTCGACTTCTTCGGCACGCTCCGGGACCCGGTGCTCGCCGAGCTGGTGGTCGGGCTCGAGCCCGCCGGGGAGCTGACCGTGCACCGGCAGACGGGCAACCGCCGGCACGGGTACGGGCGCCGCCGGGACTGGCCGGACGGGCTGCTCGTGGTCGGCGACGCGTTGTGCGCCTTCAACCCGCTGTACGGCCAGGGCATCACCGTGGCGGCCATCCAGGCGGGCCTGCTGGCGGACGCCTGGACGCGACGCCGCTGGACCGCCCGCCGGGTGCAGTCACGGCTCCGGGACGTGACCGACCTGCCCTGGGCGGTGGCCACCAGCGAGGACCGGCGCCACCTCGGCCCGACGGGTCCGGCGCCGCTGCCCCAGCGGGTCGTCGACGCCTGGACCGCCGAGGTGGGCCACCTGCTGATGGCCGGTGACCGCCACGCCACCACGGCCTTCAACCGGATCTACCACCTGATGGGATCACCGCGCGAGCTGCTCCACCCGGCCCTGTTCGTCGCCGCCGCCCGCCGCCCCCGGGGCGTCGCCACCCCACCGCCACCCCGGCCGCCGCAGCTCCTCGCCCTGCTGGCGGCGACCCGGCGCTGA
- a CDS encoding superoxide dismutase, whose amino-acid sequence MADYTLPDLPYDYSALAPHISPEIMELHHSKHHATYVKGVNTALEQLAEARAGGSFGTINKLEKDLAFHLGGHVNHSVFWPNMSPDGGDKPDGELGAAIDEFFGSFDAFRGQFEANANAIQGSGWSVLVYDILGQRLNIVQLFDQQGNVPLGQIPVLLLDMWEHAFYLQYKNVKADYAKAWWNVVNWADAQQRFAAAKAQTAGLIAPF is encoded by the coding sequence ATGGCCGACTACACCCTGCCGGACCTGCCGTACGACTACAGCGCGCTCGCGCCCCACATCTCGCCCGAGATCATGGAGCTGCACCACTCCAAGCACCACGCGACCTACGTCAAGGGCGTGAACACCGCGCTGGAGCAGCTGGCCGAGGCGCGCGCGGGCGGCTCCTTCGGCACCATCAACAAGCTGGAGAAGGACCTGGCCTTCCACCTCGGCGGCCACGTCAACCACTCGGTCTTCTGGCCGAACATGTCCCCCGACGGCGGCGACAAGCCCGACGGCGAGCTGGGTGCCGCGATCGACGAGTTCTTCGGCAGCTTCGACGCCTTCCGCGGCCAGTTCGAGGCCAACGCCAACGCGATCCAGGGCTCCGGCTGGTCGGTGCTGGTCTACGACATCCTCGGTCAGCGCCTCAACATCGTGCAGCTCTTCGACCAGCAGGGGAACGTGCCGCTCGGCCAGATCCCGGTGCTGCTGCTCGACATGTGGGAGCACGCCTTCTACCTGCAGTACAAGAACGTCAAGGCCGACTACGCCAAGGCGTGGTGGAACGTCGTGAACTGGGCCGACGCCCAGCAGCGCTTCGCCGCCGCCAAGGCGCAGACCGCCGGGCTCATCGCCCCCTTCTGA